The genomic stretch CGGGGAGAAGATCATGGTGCGCGAAAGCTGCACGGAAGTGATCGAGCGGGTGATCGCCTATCGTGCGCGGCTTCTCGGTGAAAGCATGCGCGTCTCACCGGGAGCCCAGGATGGAGTTCAACGGGCGGTGACCTCAAGTGCGGCTGCGGCTTTGCGCGCCTATATGGAAGAACCTCTCGCCCGGATCAAGGGCGATGCCGCTGACATAACAGACGACGCAGCACAGCGAAGGCGCCGTCCAGAGCACTGAGGGTTGCGGATGCAGCCACCAGCCCCAAGTATGCAGTTATTGAACCTATTCTCCTGAATGGAAAGACATGGATAAGAGCAGCTTTGCTGGACTTACGCTGGCGGTCATCGGAATCGTTGCCGGACTGCTTCTCGAAGGCGGCAACATCGGTCAGGTTTTGCAGCCTACGGCGGCGATGATCGTCTTTGGAGGCACGATCGGCGCGGTGATGTTGCAGTTCCCCCTGCAGACGGTTCTCTCTGCCTTTCGGCAGGTACTCTCAGTCTTCTGGACGAAGCCGGATACTGGCGATGCAACGCTGAAGCAGCTACTGGTGTATGCCAACAAGGCCCGCCG from Acidisarcina sp. encodes the following:
- a CDS encoding flagellar FlbD family protein, whose translation is MIELTRLNGNALVINSDLIKFAESSPDTMLTLINGEKIMVRESCTEVIERVIAYRARLLGESMRVSPGAQDGVQRAVTSSAAAALRAYMEEPLARIKGDAADITDDAAQRRRRPEH